In Cheilinus undulatus linkage group 3, ASM1832078v1, whole genome shotgun sequence, the genomic window GATATGATGCATAGACCTCTcacctttaaatgttttattatttaaatgtagttatttcatggATTTAATGGCAagactttatttatgaataaagttaaattttaaaacaatttttaactgaaaatacATTGTACCTGCTAATTACATCCCTTCTGTTCTAACAGAGgcagcatctcacagtagtgATCGgcagtctgcagtcagacccctcTCATATTgtaggtacatctaaaaaaaatcttttttttgctgttatttaattcaaacagttaaacttcaaaatattcagtttgtacaaagtgaaatatttaagactttCTTTGTTTGTTCCTTTGTTTGTTAATACAAATggagctccaaccaagtactgagtgcattaATAAGCATAATTTTCAAGATGgtcaatattttattattataaatccttttgtATTGGTGTTTTGTCATATTCTAATGAtgtgagatagtggatttttgtgagctgtaagctgtaatcatcaagatcgaaaaaaagtgaaatatttcactttgtatgagattaatctCTATTGAAGATAATTTTTTTGCACCCGTATACAGGTGAACAGGTTCAATCACTGGTGTGCCTGGTTTCCATATGATTCACAAACACGTGCACGTTTGTGTGTTTTAGTCCTAACAGTATACTCACGTTGCATGCAGACTTTGAGCCTCCTCCTGCACAGATCATGTTGGTATTGACGGTGCTGCCCCACCAGCCGAAGCTGGTGCAGGTCTGGTGGTCGACAATAGGAAGGATTGCATACCTCAGTTTGTAGGAATTGCTTCCATTAGCTGAAGGTACACATAGATAAAATTAGTGTTTGGAATCAGCCATGTGGTGGATTTCATGAAACAAAGACTTGGCCTACATCGCAGTTTTGAAGCCTGAGTTGCAGTACTTTTAGTGGGGAACATTCCCTGTAAGAATATGTGTGTTGCTGCAAAGTcgcttgaatttttaaaaaaaattatggaactataaagacaaaacaaaaactaaccagaaattaaaactaaaagatttttaagcACTAAACACAGCAAACATTAACTGTTTTAAAGTAGTTCCTGTCTGCGGTGACTCTGAGGGCAAATTACAGCCTatctattatgagtcattcaggctctcctctgcagtttctaagtctgtgcacatgagCTGTTTTGCAAACGGCACGACGAGATAACAGCCTGCCATTgattgtcacagcccagtcacaatgtaTTCTGGGATATAAACAAACAATATGGCAGCAGGCTAACTCTCTAGCTGCAGGTATGATCCAAAAACCAATTATAAAATTGATAGAAAGACATCCAATGTCCAATGAGTTGCtcatgtggatttaatctttaaagatccAGGAAAGTCACCCAAGCTCCAGGATTGCTAGAAAACATGCTGTAAGAGCTGCAAAGgaatggatagcgtcattagaatggcatgACAGAGGATTTACAGAGGAAGGTTACAAGTAGGGGGCCATGATTTTTGgttcaaaaattatttaactttgaataataCGTGTCCCTTCTTGGCATATTCCGCAAAACTGTTCTCTAAGGGTTAAATACtaacatttataaaataataataattttttaaatcttaactgTGAGACTgacttttgctcctttttgatGGTTGTTCCTTGTTTTTAGGGTGGTACCATGTtgttaattttgatttaattaatatttataataactattgtcattttaaaaataaccaaaaccAATATTAGTTTGGGGAAACTGCATGTGAAAGATGGGCATCGACTCACTGGAGGTGCGTCCATATCCAGTGATGTAGCAGTTGGTGTTGTGGGGCAGGATCTGTCCAGAATAGGGCAGCGTAGCTGGCTTCACATATGAAGTAATACTGACCGGAGATGACAGGCGCAGCAAGGCGATGTCATTACTAAAAGTCAATGAAAAAGACAGTTGAAGAAGCTTATTAGttcatttttgcatccatccagAAACATCccaagcaaaaaaacaaaactgagtcCAAGTAAAAATGCCAACAGATGGAAATCTTTACTCTGTTTCAATTCTCTCTTCTACGTCAAATACGTAAAAATAACTCAAGAAGTTGCTCAAACTGGGGTATCAAAACATTTATCCATAGTTATGTTTTACATATGTGAATGCAGTGTTAGTTTGACCCACCCAGAGGAGATGCTGTGGCTGTTCCACTCAGGATGGATGTAAATGTTGCTGACACTTCTGCTTTGCTCCACATTACTATGACTGCTTGGGGTAAGTTCTCCAAGGGCCACATACACACTGCTGGCACTGTTTAACCAAGGGTTAGTTTATTAGTCTCCAAATCAAAAGGACTATAGAAAAGAGGTTATCAGTGAACAAGACATGTCGTACAACATGTGGAAGTTTTAAACCCATCATACTTCATGCTACCTGTCAACACAGTGAGCAGCTGTCATGACCCACTGTGAGCTGATCAGTATCCCTCCACACAACGGTTCATCCGATGTTGAGCTAATACGAGCCTAGCAGGAGATTTACAAAATATTGCCATTAAGAGTAGTTAATTCCACTTATTAATAATGCATAATTCTGCTTAACAAGATCTTTCTGGCTCTTCTTCACTGTACCTGCCACGGCCAGTACCAGTAGTTGTATGAATACACCTCATCGCCTCCCACAACTCTTCCTGTGATGCCGCTCTCTGTGTTACTGGGCTGCGGCCACGGCCTTGCCAGCACTAAAGCAAAGAGACAAATTTAAATATGGAATCTCCCTCTGTTAATTGTATAATGTCAAACATAaaagattacatttttcaaaagtaaaCTATTCAAATTACATCCGTTACATTTCCTTACCTGACGATGTGAGAGTAGTGAACAGCAGAAACGCCAGCATGTCTGCTGAGTCTCAACGTGTTTTAATCTTTCTTTTATACCCTGCACTGACCTTCATTTGATGAGCACACTGCTGAGCGTAGCAGAAAGACACCTGTGATTCCTCTCAGTCTTTATCAGAGTTTGTGAGATGCATGACAGCAGGTTGCCACAATACACTGAATTTATTCAAGCATGGACAGTGTTTCCAAGAATTTGAGAGTGCTGAACATTCATTTTCACAGCCTGTTTCAACACATTAAGTGATCTGTAATTCATGGCTTGTTATTTTAAGTGCCCTTTTACGTCTTTTTGCACAGTAGAAGGATGATTTGATGCCCAGTGTTTGGCAGGAGAAACCATGTAACCtttataataacaaaaatgactGCGTTTGTATGAACTCCTCAGTAATAAATGAGTCAACAGTCAAAGTTTAAtgaagtttatttttgttgagAGACAAGTCAAAAGAGTAAGTACAGCTGATGAAAATATGGTGGAAAATTTCAGTCTCTGTGCTGCACCATGGATGACTCTCCTGTTTAGTACATGATCTGGAAAACAGGAGAAACAAATAATGATTATCCTTCTTCTCATAACTGTTAAAACTTACAGTAAAGTTCATAAACAAGAGACACTAGCATCTTTATTCTGGTTAGGAGAGGTTTTCAGTGACACAGGGTTAGCTCTGGCAATGGGCTTAGACCTAACCGCATTGAGGGAATTTTTATGTGgttacttttttgttattttattgtcataaaagctaaattatatggacaatgattggtttataaaatcattagAAGGGTAAAActtccaaggggatgaatactttttgtaaGAAATGTATCTCTGCcaagagagagtgagtgaggcTCAGCCAAGCAGAGctgaaaatgtgtgcttaaacaagccattctcagattttcccctcatgatgtcatgtggggagttaacACCGCCTCCAGGTTGGGTTGGCCCTCCCCCCGCTTGGAATAAAGTTCCACCTTCCTCTccagatcctcctctcagcagcCAGCTTAGAGGaggagccacatccattaagccgcATCTATTTccagagaggggcggagtcaggggtggagtcacagctcattaacattcaaagccacagacacagaaacagctcgttctgatcaaggctgaaacagaagggtttttagacgttcaaaaatccaatactggagtgtttttcagcaacaaacttcccaGGCGGGTTCTGGGGGCCTCTGataccaatataaacttgtcttaaaggggtaaaatatgtgacctttagtTCACATGAAAGgctttgtttaaaaagtttagGGCTTGTGACGGTACCCCAGGCAACCATCTATCACCTATGCCCAGAGCCTGTAGCTACTTTTATTACATATTTGAAGTACATATGTGTAATACTGACAGCGTTCATCCAGTCGATGTAGGCGGAGACGCGGGTGAAGACGGTGGGCTTCTGGGGGTAGTTGCATCCATAGCCAGACACAAAGCTGGCAATGCCATGGACGTAGTATTTTCCGTTAACAAGGCAGTTCAGGGGGCCACCAGAGTCACCCTGCAGGAATAtatgaaaaaggagaaaattttAAGTGAAGTGCACGGCAACAAGTTAGTGGTTGACATGTAATTAGATGTTCATGTACATTGTTTCCTAATGAGCATGAAACTATTGCATATATAGAAGAAGACTCACATTGCATCCAGCCTCAGCACCACCACCTCCACACACCATGCTAGGCTTGACAGTGCTGCCCCACCAgccgctgctgctgcagacatCATGGCCGACCAGAGGCAGGTAGGCCTGCTTCAGCTGGGTAGACAGGCTGCCACCAGCTGCATAAGGATGAAATAAGACAGGTAAGATTCATGCAGAAATCCCAACGTAGATAGTAACTACTATTCCCAGAATGATCATGCAATCAACCCACTGGAAGTGCGTCCCCATCCGGTGATGTAGCAGAGGTTGTTGTGGGGCAAAATCTGGCCGGAGGGAGGCAGAGAGGCCAGCTGGGCGTAGGAGTTCAGGGTGGCATCAGATGACAAACGCAGGAGGGCGATGTCATATCTGAAATGGAGAACCAAACATCAACATTCATGCAAAATGACGGACTGATTaccaaaaaaaattaataagtAACATAAATGTTTGTTTAGCTGTTATCTTCATTTTGAGGATGCttgaagctttttaaaaaggcaacaataaaactatgaaaataaaattttataaataattacttttaatttttttttaaattaatcacGGTCTATCCACCTATTTCTCAAGGGCATGTCTTGGCTTTTTGGACTTGCATGTCCCAGCCTGCACACTGTACCTGCAGCACTCCTGTTTCTCCTAGGTTTATCCTGTATTCTAAGGCCACTTCTCATTTTCTTATTTCTCCTGGGAAACTTGTAATTTTCACAGCCTCACTAGAAATAGGCTACTTCATATCCAAGGATTAATATGCTTTGTTTGCTTGTCTGAGAATACcacacttttttcatttctttgtccACACTTtagtcctttttctttctctccattatcaTAATACTTTATTACACTTACAAAAAACAGCACCCTCAGGTCTCTGTTATGTATGGTAGAAGCAATTCTAAGAGTATTGAtcattaatgggttaaaaaggttAATTCCTCTTTCATGTTGAAATATGGATAATCAAAAGTTATGAAGAAAACTTCTCTATCGTTTTTGCACAGGCATTATTATACTATAATTGATGGCACTGATGTGAAAATATACATGGGAGCCGGGTCAGACATTTatactattttttattatttaaatgaaataatggGTTAAGTGCTTTTCTCAGCAAAAAGACAGACAACTTCATGACAGATGATTGTGGAATATTACATTAGAGTAtaggaaaaaaagtgtaaaacctCAAATTTCTGTGGACTGAAGCTAAACCTACACCTATGTGACTCAGTTTATCGGCTCACTTTGGAGCAAGTTTGGCATAAAAGCACATCTCCACAGAAGTTGATTTGGAGCCAATGTAAGGAATATAAAATGGGAGAGCTGTGAGTTGCATTGCTGGACCTAGTCAGCAATCTTGTTGCAGATTTTGAACCAATTGTAAGTGATAAAGGGAGGATTTATTCAAGCAGGTAAAAAGGGAatataaaaacttaaatgagCATTTCCAACTCAGCTTGAGATACAATGGATTTTAGTTTTGAGATTTTTTCtaagatgaaagaaaaaagaacaggtCAGTGATTTAACATGTTTATCAAAAAGGattgcatgatcaaaaattaccccaagatttttaaaaatgtatttcaaagaaGACAGGGATTTTCTCTTCATGGGATTAGATGTTTTCTGAGGTATTGATGAGAACCCTATTTTATCAGAAGATAATTATCATTCATCCAACCCTTAACAGTCATGCATCATAACATGTTTATCCTTGTTATTGGGTTAAATTGATGTATACAGTTGAATGTTGTCAGCATACAAGTGGTACCAGACTGCTGACACTGTTCAGGGGAAACATATGTAGAGAACATAATAAAGGCCCCAGGACAGATCCTTGGGGCACACCACCGGGATGCACCCTATCTCAATTTGTCTCCACCAGTCTTATCTACTGGTGAGCTAAgacttttttctgtcttagaCCACACCCCTTTGAGTAAGAAAAAATGTGCCCCCCCTTTGCAAACAAAGCACTAAAGCAGTTATTTAAGCCTTGTTTCTCCTACTTTCACTACTTCAGTAACACACTGTATTTCTTTACTTAAGATTTCATTCCATAATTTCTCATTCTTTAACTTGCAATGTTTGGTTATCTAACTTTGAAATCCTCTCAGCTTTAGACACAAAAGAAGAGATGTATTAAAGTTTACAGTTTTAATACTTTGACATAAGAGAATGTGCCACTTTGAAAGCTCCTGGCAGTGTTTCAGAGTAAAGcccaaaaaagtgattttgatATAAGCTCTGTCtcacaaaaggcaaaaaggctaacaaagtttttcctttattttagagGGCACGTAAGGTAGCTAATTAGCCTTTGAAGCAGTTGCCTGGGTCAGCCTGGTCTGGATTAATCGGATAGTTTAGGTCCCGCTATCATGTCTCTGTGATTTCCTTGGGAAAATTCTCtacagtttgagaaccactgcattagagtATCTTACAGATATTATGTTCATATGTGCAATTTTTAACTTAGACTTAAAACAACACAGTGTCATCTTGCAAGTCCTCTAAGTTTAATTCTTTAAGGACTCAAAAAAAAGACCCCAGtccagttttttgggggggtgaATGCCATTCAAGGCGACCTCTCCTGACCTGCCCCTGCTCTATATACCTATTAaaacatttgttgttttcaagAACCAATATCTTAcctcttttatttccaggtTCAAACTGTTCCACATACTTAGATACTTACCCATCATTGTTGTGTTAGCACAGTTTCATGTCGAAGCCATGTGGGTTTTAAAtgtaagacataaaaaaaagcaGTCCTTACCCATTAGACACTCTGTTGGAGTCCCAGCCCTCGTGGATGTAGATATTGCTGACACTCTTTATCTGCTCCCTGCCGCTGTTGCTGTTGAGGTCATGTTCGCCAATAACGACGCGATAGTCCCTGTAACTGTAATATCAAAAAAGAAGAGGACACAATCAATTACACAGTGTTGGATTTTATTAATGATCAGATACATGTGTGAGTTCAATTAATGTTATATTAAATAGTCTAATGTTGCAGGTAAACACCCAAATACACAAGTACAGAGGATTTCTTGTGCTACATTATGAATATAGAGTATGAACCCTCTTGGTACTATGAGAGTTTGAAATgaatctgtgagtttttaagaCTGTTAGAAAAACTAAAATAGTTCTTAATCTCTCTGTTGTGATAAGGATTATTTTCACCATACTGTAATCAAAAATGACCTACAAATATACATCTCATGCCGATATGAGTACAGACCAgatcaaaccatttttttgtcatttatgattgcaccatgtcagactacaCACCAGACTAGCTTTGCTGTATTTTAACAGGTTTGCATCACTCTGTTAGACGATAATAGAATGGCATATTGTTGGTTTTACACCACTAATAAAGCAAGTGCAAAATGCCGTCCTATTGGTCAGTGTTAGGATGCATATTGTTGAAATCAGAttagggtgtcaaactagatggAAGATGCAGGAAAAATTATGACATGGTTTTGGGGCATCCTGGATGCACACTGCAAGAACATTTCCCATGTTCACATTAAGGCCCCATGTTTGACAGGGGGTGGTGACAACGCAAGCAGGTCAAAATCTGGTTAAATTCATGTTATGTAGTCTGATTTTGAAGATTACTGAGTCTGTGCGTGGATTAATATTTATGTTACCTGTCCACACAGTGAGCAGCAGTCATAACCCAGCCTCTGTCAATCAGGCTTCCTCCACAGGTGTGGTAGAACCTGCTGCCAGACCTGTACTGAAGAGAGATCTAAAGGAGAAAATCACCCGTTATAGATCTGTAAGGCTGCCCtgaatttctacatttttgctGAAACAGTGTGTGTCCTTTGATTTGAGTTACCTGCCAGGGCCAGGAGTTGGGTGCAGCCACTTCGCCTCCAACGACCCTACCGAGGCTGTCCTCCAGATACCTAGGCTGGGGCTCCAGCCTAGCCAGCACtggttaaaaacatgaaaagaagaGGCTTAAGATACAATCATGCTCTACCAGAAGCTTCATAATGTTATTTTTCTCTCAGCCTacagagaaaggagaaaagaaaggagagaagagaaagaaaagagggcAGCCAGAGCACAAGAGTGTGCTAGCAGAGCAGAGTATCACCTTGTGTTGACGAActaaaacagagagacagacttGATAACACAAGATCTGATTGAgtaggagagaaagagacagaaagagatcaataataacactttatttttggtcattttctcaCCCAAGGCTGCAAGACTTGTCAACAGCAGAAACCTGAGCATGTCTGCGCTGCGTCAGAACGTTTTCGCAAAGGATCCAGAGTGTTCCTCTGTCTTTTATACCTGGACTCGACCTTTGCCGGTGTGGAAAAtttgttgcttttcttttgCCCTGATGTGACAGCAGCCAAGAATGCACCTGTGGTTGGTCTCACAGTGTTATCGGTCTGTTAGCACACACCTCCTGCTTTGACCAGTAGAAAAGAAAGACACGTACTGTAGACTGAACGGTTTATCACTCAATGACATAACTCACAGAAATTCAAAGGACTTAGTCGGGTATTTATTTGTGTATCAGGTTTGATAAAGTCCATCATATCTATTTTGGGCAAGAGTTCACAGAACTCTTTGTTGTAAATTTGGAGGTATAAAGTTGATTTGTGGCcttacaaatacaaaaaaaaaaaaacatttaacaggaaagcaaacttcacagtttaATCTTTGAGCATGATcatttttatcttcattttcaccaaatgtttcaaaaatggccCCTCTGGATTCtctacaaatgaaaaacaacatttcagttGCAACTCTCCAAAGCATaatctgaaaataaattatCTTATGCAATAAAGTGCAAGTGCTTGTGAATATTTACAACACTTAATAATAAAAGGCCCATCTGAAGCAACGTGAATCATGGATTACGTTTGTGGAAAAAGGTTTCTGGGCACCTCTTGTCGAAATGGCTTCATTTCATGCAAATTTGCAATAATCTTGGAGTAAACACAACAAGACTAGCagtcttttatatttcatataatAATCCTCCATTTTGTACGGTGtggtaaatgtttattttagttAATGAAGCATTTTGTCGTagaaaaaactttttatagTGATTATATTTCTTGTTGAATGTGTCAGAAAATCTAAACTACACTACATATTTTAAGTAATATGCatcttttaacagagaaataTTACATGTGCTGTCGAGTGGATCCAAATTTGAGGTCTCAGTTCAGCTGCCTATCCCCCTTAAATCAGGCTAGACCCTTTACAGAAAGAGGGTTTGGACCCCAGTGTGGCTTCCAGAGAAGGCCTCAACAGGTTTCTAGGCCTCACAGATGGCAAAAGGAGAGACAGAATAGGGCTGCAGGCAATCAGAATAGGAAGAAGGGAGGCCAGAAGAAGGATAATAACAGGCCAGAGCAGTAACAGAAGAGCACTTACTTACCTTAAGTATAATCAAAATAGCTTAAGCAGCACAGCATTTACTAATCACATAGTAAGTAATAAGTTTTCATCAAATCACATAGTATAAGTGATAAGTTGAAGTAAAAAGTGCTTACATGTAACAAAAAGGGAAGTTGAGAGAAAGGATAGCGGCTCTGCCGGTAAAAGCCAGGTTAAAAGGGCAAGTACAGGATAGCCATTGGTGGAAAGCAGAACTTCTAGCCAGTAAAAAGCAGAAGTAACCTGATAGCAGTTAGAGAGGAAAAGTACCAGAATGTTCGTGTGTAATCCTTAGCATTAGTGTGTATGTACATCAGGGTTGAATCATGGCAGGGAGGAGAGAACAGTGTATGCAAATATGGTAAATATGAATAATGTAGCTTGTATCCCTATATAAGAGGAGGAGACAAAGCACAGCAGCCACCTGTACTGAGGCTTGTGGGATCAAAGACAGTGCCTAAAACCATTTAATATCTTTTAATATATcattagcctcatagcataatgCATAAGTCTTTTTTATAagattttccaaaaaaaaagaaaaaaaaaatgccttttggcaaacacataggttttctttttattcaaacTGTAACAGTAAGTCCTACCAGATGTCTGAAcaagtttcttaaaaaaaataaaagccacaGCAAGGACTAAATAACAAATATGAGTGACTTAATAGATAATAACTAATAGGTGACTTAGGCATATAGTGATTATGGATTATGATTATGTAACAAGcagtctgattggctgaggataTAGGCAATAAGGCACCATGAATCAGCAACATTAGGAAAGCAGAGTTAGGCAGATATTACAGACTTAGGCAGCTATGCTTTGAGGCTAACAAATATATGTTTTTAGGTTGAAAAatttaagacaagtttttacACAAATTGCAAACATGTAAGTCAGTCCATTATATAGATATGTTCACTTGAGCACCACCCTGATTGAGTTTCctatctgaatggaggaaactataagaaaacaaccacatccttgTAGTGCAAAAcagtgccacacatgga contains:
- the LOC121507175 gene encoding elastase-1-like isoform X2 → MLAFLLFTTLTSSVLARPWPQPSNTESGITGRVVGGDEVYSYNYWYWPWQARISSTSDEPLCGGILISSQWVMTAAHCVDSASSVYVALGELTPSSHSNVEQSRSVSNIYIHPEWNSHSISSGNDIALLRLSSPVSITSYVKPATLPYSGQILPHNTNCYITGYGRTSTNGSNSYKLRYAILPIVDHQTCTSFGWWGSTVNTNMICAGGGSKSACNGDFGGPLSCPVGSSYVVHGVASFVSGMGCNAHQKPTVFTRVSAYIDWINSVMSNP
- the LOC121507175 gene encoding elastase-1-like isoform X1, whose translation is MLAFLLFTTLTSSVLARPWPQPSNTESGITGRVVGGDEVYSYNYWYWPWQARISSTSDEPLCGGILISSQWVMTAAHCVDSASSVYVALGELTPSSHSNVEQSRSVSNIYIHPEWNSHSISSGNDIALLRLSSPVSITSYVKPATLPYSGQILPHNTNCYITGYGRTSTNGSNSYKLRYAILPIVDHQTCTSFGWWGSTVNTNMICAGGGSKSACNGDFGGPLSCPVGSSYVVHGVASFVSGMGCNAHQKPTVFTRVSAYIDWINSSMMWIHTKLRHRGLSNEANTDTPNLQFYEWP
- the LOC121528438 gene encoding elastase-1-like, with product MLRFLLLTSLAALVLARLEPQPRYLEDSLGRVVGGEVAAPNSWPWQISLQYRSGSRFYHTCGGSLIDRGWVMTAAHCVDSYRDYRVVIGEHDLNSNSGREQIKSVSNIYIHEGWDSNRVSNGYDIALLRLSSDATLNSYAQLASLPPSGQILPHNNLCYITGWGRTSTGGSLSTQLKQAYLPLVGHDVCSSSGWWGSTVKPSMVCGGGGAEAGCNGDSGGPLNCLVNGKYYVHGIASFVSGYGCNYPQKPTVFTRVSAYIDWMNAIMY